A window of the Mesotoga prima MesG1.Ag.4.2 genome harbors these coding sequences:
- a CDS encoding ABC transporter permease translates to MKDQSLTRAKNPLVRFVISNAVPILFVILLIFAVPLSGFSTDYLLNEIITRLGRNSFLVISLLIPVMAGMGLNFGIVLGAMAGQIGLIFMLDWGVVGIPGIVLAMLVGTPIAILLGMLAGMILNRAKGREMVTSMILGFFINGIYQLTILYGMGSLIPIASDKLLLPRGYGVRNAIDLISVRKALDNMWSIEISGVSIPLGVFAIIAALCIFVFWFTRTKLGQDMRAVGQDMQVAATAGINVDRTRTLSIIISTVLACYGQIIFLQNIGTINTYNSHDQVGTFAIAALLIGGASVAKATIPNVFIGITLFHLTFIVAPRAGKELLGQAQIGEFFRVFVSYGIIAISLALYAWRRQVEKETERRQAKAAIKAAVEDGTGG, encoded by the coding sequence ATGAAGGATCAGAGCTTAACACGCGCAAAGAATCCATTGGTGAGATTCGTAATTTCCAATGCGGTTCCAATCTTGTTTGTCATTCTCCTTATTTTCGCCGTACCGTTGTCGGGATTCTCAACTGATTATCTTCTGAACGAAATCATCACGAGACTCGGGAGAAACTCCTTCCTTGTCATATCTCTGCTGATACCTGTTATGGCCGGCATGGGATTGAATTTCGGCATTGTGCTTGGAGCCATGGCAGGGCAGATAGGCTTGATTTTCATGCTCGACTGGGGAGTAGTAGGTATTCCGGGAATTGTTCTTGCTATGCTTGTTGGAACACCAATCGCGATTCTTTTGGGCATGCTTGCGGGAATGATCCTCAATCGTGCCAAAGGCAGAGAGATGGTTACATCAATGATTTTGGGATTCTTCATAAACGGAATCTATCAGCTTACGATCCTCTACGGTATGGGAAGTTTAATACCGATTGCCAGTGACAAGTTGCTGCTTCCCAGAGGATACGGTGTCAGAAATGCAATCGATTTAATAAGCGTAAGAAAAGCTCTCGACAATATGTGGTCAATTGAAATAAGCGGGGTCTCTATTCCTCTCGGTGTCTTCGCAATAATAGCTGCACTCTGCATATTTGTTTTCTGGTTCACGAGAACAAAGCTTGGTCAAGACATGAGGGCTGTGGGCCAGGATATGCAGGTGGCGGCAACCGCCGGAATAAATGTGGATAGAACGAGAACGCTCTCGATAATTATCTCGACCGTTCTCGCCTGTTACGGTCAGATTATCTTCCTGCAGAATATCGGGACAATCAACACATATAATTCCCACGATCAGGTCGGAACGTTCGCCATTGCCGCGCTTCTTATTGGAGGCGCCTCAGTCGCAAAAGCAACCATTCCAAATGTCTTCATTGGAATCACTCTCTTCCATCTAACCTTCATAGTCGCTCCAAGAGCGGGAAAAGAACTCTTAGGCCAAGCACAGATCGGCGAGTTTTTCAGGGTCTTTGTATCTTATGGAATAATCGCCATCTCACTTGCTCTCTACGCCTGGAGAAGACAGGTTGAAAAGGAGACTGAAAGAAGACAGGCAAAGGCAGCAATCAAAGCAGCGGTTGAAGATGGGACAGGAGGCTGA
- a CDS encoding DUF6672 family protein, translating to MRRNVIRVALVVVLVALGFGLYVLGKQHTIFVENKDIVVDGVEYKSANTINVIVDDVDLEDVKKGKRKVAYSAGPWHKIKAVEVLPDGTTREIERKFTLSPNDTAVINLVALFEVEEGWLTIEQAER from the coding sequence ATGAGGAGGAACGTTATTAGAGTCGCCCTTGTTGTGGTCCTTGTTGCTCTTGGATTCGGTCTTTATGTCCTAGGAAAACAACATACCATTTTCGTAGAAAACAAAGACATCGTCGTAGACGGCGTCGAATATAAATCGGCAAATACAATAAATGTAATTGTCGACGATGTCGATCTTGAGGATGTCAAAAAGGGAAAGAGAAAGGTTGCTTATTCAGCCGGTCCATGGCACAAAATAAAGGCAGTTGAAGTGCTTCCTGATGGGACTACAAGGGAAATTGAACGAAAGTTTACTTTGTCGCCAAACGATACTGCAGTAATAAATCTTGTCGCGCTTTTTGAAGTCGAAGAGGGATGGCTTACGATAGAGCAAGCCGAGCGATGA
- a CDS encoding SDR family NAD(P)-dependent oxidoreductase, which produces MKRFEGKIVMISGGSSGIGAETAIAFAEEGAKVVITDVNEEKGRKLAEEINESGGTAVFMKHNVADAKQTKEIINKIVEKFGKLDVAFNNAGIAGPSLPISEYPEEDWERVISINLLGVYYGMKYQIQQMLKQGGGAIVNNSSILGKVGFNNASAYVAAKHAVVGLTKAAALEHASKNIRINAVNPAFIKTPLIENAGMKEGTEMYDMLVGLHPIGRLGNPREVANAVLFLSSEDASFVHGESLMVDGGYTAK; this is translated from the coding sequence ATGAAGAGATTCGAAGGCAAGATAGTAATGATATCGGGAGGAAGCTCTGGGATCGGAGCCGAAACCGCCATCGCATTCGCAGAAGAGGGAGCAAAGGTAGTAATTACAGATGTCAATGAAGAAAAAGGAAGGAAGTTAGCCGAAGAGATAAACGAATCCGGCGGCACTGCAGTGTTCATGAAGCACAATGTCGCAGACGCCAAGCAGACAAAGGAAATAATCAACAAAATCGTAGAGAAGTTTGGAAAGCTTGATGTCGCATTCAATAACGCTGGGATTGCTGGCCCTTCTCTTCCGATATCTGAGTACCCTGAAGAGGACTGGGAACGAGTGATTTCGATCAATTTGCTGGGCGTCTATTATGGAATGAAATACCAGATTCAGCAGATGCTTAAGCAGGGCGGAGGAGCAATTGTAAACAACTCTTCTATACTCGGAAAAGTCGGTTTCAACAATGCCTCCGCTTATGTAGCCGCCAAACACGCTGTCGTTGGACTGACGAAAGCCGCAGCGCTGGAGCATGCAAGCAAAAACATCAGAATCAATGCCGTTAATCCTGCTTTCATAAAGACCCCGCTGATTGAGAATGCCGGAATGAAAGAGGGTACGGAGATGTACGACATGCTAGTTGGCTTGCATCCTATAGGCAGGCTCGGAAATCCCAGAGAAGTCGCTAATGCCGTCTTGTTTCTTTCCAGTGAGGACGCCTCTTTTGTTCATGGAGAGTCTTTGATGGTAGACGGTGGTTATACGGCGAAATAA
- the xseA gene encoding exodeoxyribonuclease VII large subunit: MEEETLEFKDLDNMLEHIRTILTDAGLNNLRVKFPADVTNINVRGSYVYINVSQDYVERGTKRRIDLSMISGTSAFARMGRQLALKSSSDLKGKKWLFEGTLSFYKPRASFSIWIDTIAPIGESDIAARRREIYLALKARNALRTEEHDLAELPPIKRIAVISSSTAAGLGDFFSNLSLQYPYKPIVHLFESYMQGNRTVPGILSALRKIASCPVKYDVVVLTRGGGSASDLMYFDNLDLGSAISDFNKTYCPVLSAIGHERDFTIPDFVAWKRFDTPTAVARGITEQVNEYVASLEEFANHLDDEMNWLFQRACDETDPKRLGIMLDRIEDNMNRTEHFFEDEIRVLSGTILHRIGQAVNELGSFNPTRYVLSIERTMNEILAVTEGLINRAETTIQRSFHYSESQLDYAGLRNQLDRHLMNANGQVELLDKGILRLFDDKINEAGNDLDDLFNDLTLHGGYAASLLFGGVVLKKADRIVNSVRIISPGDEVDCIFKDGEAKATIDEVKSEV; encoded by the coding sequence ATGGAAGAAGAAACTCTTGAATTCAAGGATCTTGACAATATGCTAGAACATATTAGAACGATTCTTACAGATGCGGGTTTGAACAATCTGAGAGTCAAGTTTCCTGCCGATGTTACCAATATAAATGTCAGAGGCAGCTATGTATATATCAATGTATCTCAGGATTACGTTGAGCGAGGTACGAAGCGGCGAATAGATCTGAGCATGATTTCAGGCACCTCTGCCTTTGCAAGGATGGGAAGACAGCTAGCTCTAAAGAGCTCGTCCGATTTGAAAGGTAAGAAGTGGCTCTTCGAAGGGACTCTCAGTTTCTACAAACCCCGTGCAAGCTTTTCTATCTGGATAGATACGATCGCCCCGATCGGTGAGTCGGATATTGCCGCACGAAGAAGGGAGATCTATCTCGCTCTTAAAGCTCGGAATGCATTGAGAACCGAGGAACACGATCTCGCCGAGCTGCCTCCGATTAAAAGGATTGCCGTAATCTCGTCTTCAACTGCAGCGGGACTCGGGGACTTCTTCTCTAATCTCTCTCTTCAATATCCTTACAAACCCATTGTTCATCTTTTTGAATCATATATGCAGGGGAATCGAACCGTCCCCGGGATTCTTTCCGCTTTGAGGAAAATCGCCTCCTGTCCAGTTAAATACGACGTTGTGGTCCTGACCAGAGGTGGTGGCTCTGCGAGCGACTTGATGTACTTCGACAACCTGGATTTGGGAAGTGCAATTTCGGATTTCAACAAGACTTACTGCCCTGTGCTTAGCGCTATCGGCCATGAAAGAGACTTCACGATTCCGGACTTCGTCGCATGGAAGAGATTCGACACCCCGACGGCAGTAGCGAGAGGAATAACCGAACAGGTAAACGAGTATGTCGCCTCTCTTGAAGAATTCGCCAATCACTTAGACGACGAAATGAACTGGCTATTCCAAAGAGCTTGCGATGAGACCGATCCTAAAAGACTTGGGATCATGTTGGACAGAATAGAGGACAATATGAATCGAACGGAGCATTTCTTTGAGGATGAGATAAGGGTTTTGTCGGGAACCATTCTTCACAGGATCGGCCAGGCTGTGAACGAACTTGGATCCTTCAACCCAACCAGGTATGTTCTCTCTATTGAGCGAACGATGAACGAAATTTTAGCAGTTACCGAGGGCCTGATAAACAGGGCGGAGACGACCATCCAAAGAAGTTTTCACTACAGTGAAAGTCAGCTAGATTATGCAGGATTGAGAAATCAGCTCGACAGACATTTGATGAACGCAAATGGACAGGTCGAGCTACTTGACAAAGGAATACTCAGACTGTTCGACGACAAAATCAACGAGGCAGGTAACGACCTCGATGACCTCTTCAACGACCTCACTTTGCATGGGGGATACGCAGCGTCGCTCCTTTTCGGTGGTGTGGTTCTGAAGAAAGCCGACAGAATTGTTAACAGTGTCAGAATTATCTCTCCCGGAGATGAAGTTGACTGTATTTTCAAAGACGGCGAAGCAAAAGCTACAATTGATGAAGTGAAATCGGAGGTATGA
- a CDS encoding GNAT family N-acetyltransferase, giving the protein MENYHSESPLREITLRNGDSCFFYRADIGDSERIIEYINSVAVESDYLSFGRGEFTMSSEDERRLISSFKERSNCLMAVAKCDQSIVGLITMQGGSRKRIYHWAEIALSVSMKYWGMGIGRVLIELAVEHAGRNGITRIGLKVRTDNDRAIALYRKMGFEIEGKLKKFMRVNDDYFDFYQMGRDV; this is encoded by the coding sequence ATGGAAAACTACCATTCTGAGAGCCCTCTGCGCGAAATCACTCTCAGAAACGGTGACAGTTGTTTCTTTTACAGAGCGGACATTGGCGACTCAGAGAGAATAATCGAGTACATCAATTCAGTAGCCGTCGAGTCCGACTATCTCAGCTTTGGAAGAGGCGAGTTCACCATGAGCAGTGAGGATGAAAGGCGTCTCATAAGTTCTTTCAAAGAGAGAAGCAACTGTCTCATGGCAGTAGCCAAATGTGATCAGAGCATAGTAGGTCTTATCACGATGCAAGGGGGCTCAAGAAAGCGAATATACCACTGGGCCGAAATAGCTCTTTCAGTGTCAATGAAGTACTGGGGAATGGGAATAGGAAGAGTCCTTATTGAACTCGCAGTTGAACATGCTGGCAGAAACGGGATTACAAGGATCGGTCTTAAAGTCCGTACCGATAACGATCGGGCGATAGCCCTCTACAGAAAGATGGGCTTCGAAATCGAAGGGAAACTGAAGAAATTCATGCGAGTCAACGATGATTACTTCGATTTCTATCAGATGGGACGAGACGTTTGA
- a CDS encoding ABC transporter ATP-binding protein, translating to MIVSVDKLRKSFSSKPVLNDISFNVEQGDIFAIVGPNGAGKTTTLRCIFGEIAPEGGELTVFGEKVTSRIKEKIAVMTEDRLTFRRFLGEDYLRMWRMLYPGWREKVFTSFAVHYKFNLNERVETYSMGMKTLFHIALTVASGADLLILDEPTQSLDPVIRQEVMGVLRDYVLQEGKTMIISSHEIYDLEEIAGSFAVVLEGKVLYSDTIDGAKETHRIIPKGQTIPSGEIIGVTGEETLVRTDEEAGRFPNFKEIVLCYLQSKKAFAPFEEEFKPRFKI from the coding sequence ATGATAGTCTCTGTAGACAAACTAAGAAAGTCCTTCTCGTCGAAGCCCGTTCTGAACGATATTTCTTTCAATGTAGAGCAGGGAGATATCTTTGCGATAGTCGGACCAAATGGCGCGGGAAAGACCACGACGCTCCGCTGTATATTCGGAGAAATCGCTCCGGAAGGTGGAGAGCTAACGGTATTTGGAGAGAAGGTTACATCGCGTATTAAGGAGAAGATAGCGGTCATGACGGAAGATCGCCTGACCTTCAGGAGGTTCCTCGGCGAGGACTACCTAAGGATGTGGAGAATGCTTTATCCAGGCTGGCGAGAGAAGGTTTTCACCAGTTTTGCCGTGCATTACAAGTTCAATCTAAACGAGAGAGTTGAAACATATTCAATGGGCATGAAAACCTTATTCCATATAGCTCTTACGGTTGCTAGCGGAGCCGATCTGCTCATCCTTGACGAACCCACTCAAAGTCTCGATCCGGTGATAAGACAGGAAGTGATGGGTGTACTGAGAGATTATGTTCTTCAGGAGGGCAAAACAATGATTATCTCCTCTCACGAGATCTACGATCTGGAGGAGATTGCCGGTTCCTTTGCCGTAGTCCTTGAGGGAAAGGTGCTATATTCAGACACAATAGATGGTGCCAAGGAAACACACCGGATTATCCCGAAGGGGCAGACTATACCTTCAGGAGAGATTATAGGTGTTACGGGTGAGGAAACCCTGGTCCGAACTGATGAAGAGGCAGGCAGATTTCCAAACTTCAAAGAGATCGTGCTGTGTTACCTTCAGAGTAAGAAAGCCTTTGCGCCTTTTGAAGAGGAGTTCAAACCTAGATTCAAGATTTGA
- a CDS encoding GntR family transcriptional regulator, with product MFGKIDKHDGVPAYIQIMNIVKREIMLGRLENGDQLPPVREMAAMFGVNMNTVIRSLERLQFEGLVEAEHGVGYFVKTAHSINREVMKTISETVGELKKNGIDLQMAKVLLEEVWKND from the coding sequence ATGTTTGGAAAAATCGATAAACACGATGGTGTTCCGGCCTATATACAGATTATGAACATAGTTAAGAGGGAGATAATGCTCGGACGTCTAGAAAACGGAGACCAATTGCCCCCGGTTAGGGAGATGGCCGCGATGTTCGGAGTGAATATGAACACCGTAATCAGATCACTCGAAAGGCTGCAGTTCGAAGGGTTAGTGGAGGCAGAACATGGGGTAGGCTATTTTGTGAAGACGGCACATTCGATAAACAGAGAAGTAATGAAGACGATATCTGAAACCGTAGGGGAATTGAAGAAAAACGGAATAGATCTGCAAATGGCTAAGGTTTTGCTTGAGGAGGTATGGAAGAATGACTGA
- a CDS encoding SagB/ThcOx family dehydrogenase, translated as MIDRKEGRAFLSNKIWEEVDRQLKKTDQMEGKPQPPLEKSSEGYELIKLPDPNAVNLHMKDLKEIIFSRESRRIFSDDKISLESLSFLLWSTQGVKGVLKNNYATLRTVPSAGARHPFETYLFVRLVKGLKKGLYRYVALSHSLIFLKEGDFAKEVAEAALGQKFVGQCAVTFVWSVIPYRTEWRYDLTSYKPILLDAGHVCQNLYLACEALNLGTCAIAAYDQTKTDELIGLDGYDEFAIYMAPVGKPKKY; from the coding sequence ATGATTGATAGAAAGGAAGGAAGAGCCTTCTTAAGCAATAAGATCTGGGAAGAAGTGGATAGACAGCTTAAGAAAACAGATCAAATGGAAGGGAAACCTCAGCCTCCACTGGAAAAAAGCTCGGAGGGATATGAACTAATCAAACTGCCCGACCCGAACGCTGTTAACCTCCATATGAAAGACTTGAAGGAAATCATCTTTTCCAGAGAAAGCAGGAGAATATTCTCAGATGATAAGATCTCTCTTGAGTCGCTTTCATTTCTTCTCTGGTCCACACAGGGAGTCAAGGGTGTTCTGAAAAACAACTATGCGACACTGAGGACGGTCCCCTCAGCAGGTGCTCGTCACCCCTTCGAAACATACCTTTTCGTCAGACTTGTGAAGGGTCTCAAGAAAGGTTTATATCGCTACGTTGCTCTGTCTCATTCGCTAATCTTCCTGAAAGAAGGAGATTTCGCCAAAGAAGTGGCAGAGGCCGCTCTCGGTCAGAAGTTTGTCGGCCAGTGTGCAGTCACCTTTGTTTGGTCCGTCATTCCTTACAGAACAGAGTGGAGATACGACTTGACTTCATATAAGCCGATTCTCCTGGATGCAGGTCACGTCTGTCAAAACCTCTACCTGGCGTGCGAGGCACTCAATTTAGGGACATGTGCTATTGCCGCTTACGATCAGACAAAGACAGACGAGTTAATCGGTTTGGATGGTTATGACGAATTCGCAATATACATGGCTCCAGTAGGAAAACCAAAGAAGTATTGA
- a CDS encoding sensor histidine kinase: MKKLLPIRIKLTLWYVLFLGVILFAFSILIYMILSAQLHSETDSSLRIVSSQLLANIEIVQNYPVFKKTVEMDSLTNRLLAEGFAVRLMDNSGSIVEGFGPFGILKASIDLTDKEFSSVSTSVGVWRIFTLQIGQWGWIQVGESLSSVRVALFRLSRLMMLIGPTIIILAVVGGFYLAKKSLEPVERITLLAEEISVEKLNKRLNLTLPDDELGHLASTFDGMLERLEESVKKQRQFTSDAAHELRTPLTAIRSIVDVTLHRDRSSEEYVSALLQIQNEIERLSSVIDDLLIITRLENTLPKREFAVFSVSALIWEVLETMMVLAKEKNIEIETDLQENVEIAGDRKHLSRAVFNLVDNAIKYTPENGKIRIAAKLSESKERIEIIVEDNGIGIQLEDMERIFDRFYRVDRARSQTRGTGLGLSIAKEIVKAHGGVISVKSSPGKGSTFKVSLPSKIRKL, encoded by the coding sequence ATGAAGAAACTACTTCCGATACGGATAAAGTTAACCCTCTGGTATGTTCTCTTTCTTGGTGTGATTTTATTTGCTTTCAGCATTCTCATCTACATGATTTTGAGTGCTCAACTGCACAGCGAAACAGATTCTTCGCTGAGAATTGTCTCTTCACAGCTATTGGCGAACATAGAGATTGTTCAGAACTATCCAGTATTCAAAAAGACGGTCGAAATGGATTCGCTAACCAACAGGCTTCTGGCAGAGGGTTTTGCCGTAAGACTCATGGACAATTCTGGAAGCATAGTAGAGGGTTTTGGACCGTTTGGAATACTGAAAGCCTCGATAGATTTGACTGACAAAGAGTTTTCAAGCGTTTCGACCTCCGTTGGAGTTTGGAGAATCTTCACCCTGCAGATAGGTCAATGGGGATGGATACAAGTGGGCGAATCTCTTTCAAGCGTCAGGGTTGCACTGTTTCGTTTGTCAAGGCTCATGATGTTGATTGGCCCTACAATAATCATTCTTGCAGTAGTTGGGGGCTTCTATTTGGCGAAGAAATCACTGGAACCCGTTGAAAGAATCACGCTTCTCGCAGAGGAAATCAGTGTTGAAAAGCTCAATAAGAGGTTGAATCTCACCCTCCCGGATGATGAACTGGGTCATCTCGCCAGTACATTCGACGGAATGCTCGAAAGGCTCGAGGAATCTGTGAAGAAACAGAGACAATTTACATCTGACGCCGCTCACGAGCTCAGGACACCGCTAACGGCAATCAGAAGCATAGTGGATGTTACGCTTCATAGAGATCGCAGTTCCGAGGAATATGTAAGTGCTCTTTTGCAGATTCAGAACGAAATAGAGAGGTTGAGCAGCGTAATAGACGATCTGCTAATTATTACAAGGCTGGAGAATACTCTTCCGAAAAGGGAATTTGCGGTCTTTTCTGTGAGCGCTCTAATCTGGGAGGTTCTGGAAACGATGATGGTTCTCGCGAAGGAAAAGAATATCGAGATCGAAACCGACTTACAGGAGAACGTAGAGATAGCAGGTGATCGAAAACATCTGTCGAGAGCTGTGTTCAATCTTGTGGACAACGCAATAAAGTACACGCCTGAAAACGGCAAGATAAGAATTGCGGCAAAACTTAGTGAATCTAAAGAGAGGATCGAGATAATCGTTGAAGATAACGGCATTGGCATACAGTTAGAAGATATGGAGAGGATTTTCGATAGATTCTACAGAGTGGACAGAGCAAGATCGCAAACGAGAGGCACAGGTCTCGGCCTCTCGATTGCTAAGGAAATTGTAAAAGCGCATGGTGGCGTTATCTCGGTAAAAAGCTCTCCAGGAAAAGGATCTACCTTCAAAGTAAGCCTACCTTCGAAGATTAGAAAACTCTAA
- a CDS encoding response regulator — MRILIVEDEETISAFLQKGLREEGFVVDSAKDGNEAIRLSSSNPYDVIILDVLLPIKNGFEVCSELRASGNHTPVLMLTALDSVDERVKGLNTGADDYLVKPFAFKELLARVNALLRRPRESFDRVLRVSDLSIDTVSHTVKRGDKEIELSPKEYRLLEHLARNAHQVLSRTQIAESVWDQDFFSDSNVVDVYIRYLRKKIDDPFPTKLINTVRGFGYKLG; from the coding sequence CTGAGAATCTTGATTGTCGAAGATGAAGAGACGATATCTGCTTTTCTCCAAAAGGGTTTGAGAGAAGAGGGATTCGTAGTTGACTCCGCAAAGGATGGAAATGAAGCGATACGACTATCGTCATCCAATCCGTATGACGTAATTATACTGGATGTTCTCTTGCCTATTAAAAACGGGTTTGAAGTTTGCAGCGAACTTAGAGCCAGCGGCAACCACACTCCGGTCCTTATGCTCACGGCTCTTGACTCCGTAGATGAAAGAGTAAAGGGACTAAACACTGGGGCGGACGACTATCTTGTGAAACCCTTTGCCTTCAAGGAGCTTCTTGCGAGAGTGAACGCGTTGCTCAGGAGACCCCGAGAAAGTTTCGACAGGGTCCTGAGAGTTAGCGATCTGTCTATAGATACCGTTTCTCATACCGTCAAGCGTGGCGACAAGGAGATAGAACTTTCGCCAAAAGAGTATCGCCTTTTGGAGCATTTGGCGAGGAATGCACATCAGGTGTTGAGCAGAACTCAGATTGCCGAAAGCGTCTGGGATCAGGACTTCTTCAGTGATTCTAATGTAGTAGATGTCTACATCAGGTATTTGAGAAAGAAGATAGACGACCCGTTCCCTACGAAACTCATCAATACTGTGAGAGGATTCGGTTACAAGCTAGGTTGA
- a CDS encoding alpha/beta hydrolase-fold protein, translating into MFRKGFVALFVILFVGFTAFSLTFEVSMSQEAIDTVASLGLETPINGRVFVIVSKDSSSEPSMQTDVRGVPFWGKDVFKMTSESVVKISDGDMAVAGYPIDLSDLPAGEYFVQALINVYTTFNRADGHTILMHDDTGDGQWFWESIGNATSKTKKVYLDPANPGSVELAITEVIMPDYDLEPGMVLQQGNYTDTEWVKYVKIKSDVVSEFWGKDMYIGANVLLPEGYYDNPDVYYPVIYYQGHFPGGGAPVGFRVDNDVYKFWTEDGNARFIAVSFRDATPYYDTSYSVDSENSGPYGTAITEEFIPYLESQFRMIPEKWARVLAGGSTGGWEALAMKVFYPDFFGRTYVWYPDAVDFNYYQLINIYNDDNAYYSDFGWVKTERPSARDTHGNIRFTVKQENYYEMAAGPSNRSGGQWSVWESTYSPVGVDGFPQPIWDQITGEINKDVAEYWKENFDLNYILQENWEEIGPKIAGDVHVAVGDMDNYYLNEAVYLLKAAMEKMENPVSDMTFDFGPNQGHGWKGWSPTDPNKALALQEWLLQLSDYMKENVPEGVETDWIY; encoded by the coding sequence ATGTTTAGAAAGGGTTTTGTTGCCCTATTTGTTATTCTTTTTGTTGGATTCACGGCGTTTTCACTGACTTTCGAAGTGTCAATGAGCCAGGAAGCCATTGATACAGTGGCTTCTCTAGGCCTTGAGACACCGATAAATGGAAGGGTCTTCGTTATTGTCAGCAAAGACTCATCCAGTGAGCCAAGTATGCAGACAGATGTTAGAGGAGTTCCCTTCTGGGGGAAAGATGTATTCAAAATGACCTCTGAATCGGTTGTGAAGATCTCCGATGGAGATATGGCAGTAGCCGGCTATCCCATCGATCTATCTGACTTGCCTGCTGGAGAATATTTCGTTCAGGCACTGATTAATGTCTACACGACATTTAACAGGGCAGACGGTCACACAATTCTTATGCATGACGATACCGGCGACGGTCAATGGTTCTGGGAATCCATTGGTAATGCTACGAGCAAGACAAAGAAAGTCTATCTTGATCCTGCAAACCCAGGGTCAGTAGAACTTGCTATCACTGAAGTAATAATGCCTGATTACGATCTGGAGCCGGGAATGGTACTTCAGCAGGGAAATTACACAGACACAGAATGGGTGAAATACGTAAAGATCAAGAGTGACGTGGTGTCGGAATTCTGGGGAAAAGACATGTATATCGGCGCCAATGTTCTTCTTCCTGAAGGCTATTACGATAACCCAGATGTATATTACCCTGTCATTTACTATCAGGGCCACTTCCCTGGCGGAGGCGCGCCGGTAGGATTCAGAGTAGACAACGATGTCTACAAGTTCTGGACAGAGGACGGTAATGCGAGATTCATCGCTGTTTCTTTCAGAGATGCGACACCTTATTACGACACCTCTTATTCAGTTGATTCGGAAAACTCAGGCCCATACGGAACGGCAATTACAGAAGAATTCATTCCCTACCTAGAAAGCCAGTTCAGAATGATTCCCGAGAAGTGGGCAAGAGTTCTTGCTGGCGGTTCTACCGGTGGATGGGAAGCTCTTGCAATGAAGGTCTTCTATCCAGATTTCTTCGGGAGAACATATGTTTGGTATCCGGATGCGGTTGATTTCAACTATTACCAGCTAATCAATATCTACAATGACGACAATGCTTATTACTCTGACTTCGGCTGGGTAAAGACGGAAAGACCGAGTGCAAGAGACACTCACGGAAATATCAGATTCACCGTTAAGCAGGAGAACTACTATGAGATGGCTGCAGGACCGAGCAACAGATCCGGCGGGCAATGGTCCGTATGGGAATCAACATATAGCCCTGTGGGAGTAGATGGATTCCCTCAACCCATTTGGGACCAAATTACCGGCGAAATAAACAAGGATGTTGCCGAATACTGGAAAGAGAACTTTGATCTTAACTATATTCTTCAGGAAAATTGGGAAGAGATTGGTCCGAAAATTGCTGGAGACGTTCACGTTGCAGTGGGCGATATGGACAACTATTATCTCAATGAGGCCGTCTATCTTTTGAAGGCAGCTATGGAGAAGATGGAAAATCCAGTCTCCGACATGACCTTCGATTTCGGTCCAAACCAGGGCCATGGTTGGAAGGGTTGGAGCCCGACCGATCCTAATAAAGCCCTTGCTCTTCAGGAGTGGCTATTACAGCTTTCAGATTACATGAAGGAAAATGTCCCTGAAGGAGTGGAGACTGACTGGATTTACTGA